One genomic window of Quercus robur chromosome 6, dhQueRobu3.1, whole genome shotgun sequence includes the following:
- the LOC126732356 gene encoding uncharacterized protein LOC126732356 has translation MGAPQLLSSLSCELRIIEAKNVEFKSKGSFFVRYYLSAGNNKSIRLNTREISSKSDLSWNESFSLDCFGNQDSMDNLKQESVVFELRWRNKVPVLGKIGGSQLLGRAEIPWKQVFESPNMEIENWVTMASTRQHVLEGAKPPKLQVGMRIQVSAMVEMERRTHGKVNEREYECGCKDGHDYSTCGDYEIFALTAALEAF, from the exons ATGGGTGCTCCTCAACTTTTGTCTTCCCTTAGCTGTGAATTGAGAATCATCGAAGCAAAAAATGTGGAATTCAAGTCCAAAGGTTCCTTCTTTGTCAGATACTATCTTTCTGCAGGAAACAACAAAAGTATTCGCCTCAACACCCGAGAAATCTCCTCCAAGTCCGACCTCTCTTGGAACGAGTCCTTCTCTTTGGATTGTTTTGGTAACCAAGACTCCATGGACAACCTAAAGCAAGAAAGCGTGGTTTTCGAGCTCCGGTGGAGGAACAAAGTGCCAGTTCTTGGAAAGATTGGAGGGTCACAGCTGTTGGGGAGGGCAGAGATTCCATGGAAACAAGTGTTTGAGTCACCAAACATGGAAATAGAGAATTGGGTCACTATGGCTTCAACAAGACAACATGTGCTTGAAG GTGCCAAGCCACCTAAGCTGCAAGTGGGAATGAGAATTCAAGTTTCTGCAATGGTGGAGATGGAGAGGAGGACACATGGGAAGGTTAACGAGAGGGAATATGAGTGTGGATGCAAAGATGGTCATGATTACAGTACCTGTGGAGACTATGAAATTTTTGCACTAACAGCAGCTTTGGAGGCCTTTTAG
- the LOC126689605 gene encoding uncharacterized protein LOC126689605, which yields MGAPHLFSSLSCELKIIQAKSVEFKPTGSFFVRYYLSAGNNKRIRLNTREISSKSDLSWNESFSLDCVGSQDSMDNLKQENVVFELRWRNKVPVLGKIGRSQLLGRAEIPWKQVFESPNMEIEKWVTMISTRRHVLDGAKPPKLQVGMRIQVPAMVEMETRTHVKVNKWKYECECKDGHGYSTCEDYEIFALAAALEAF from the coding sequence ATGGGTGCTCCtcatcttttctcttctcttagCTGTGAGTTGAAAATCATACAAGCAAAAAGCGTGGAATTCAAGCCCACCGGTTCCTTCTTTGTTAGATACTATCTTTCTGCAGGAAACAACAAAAGAATTCGCCTCAACACCCGAGAAATCTCCTCTAAGTCCGACCTCTCTTGGAACGAGTCCTTCTCTTTGGACTGTGTTGGTAGCCAAGACTCCATGGACAACCTAAAGCAAGAAAACGTGGTGTTTGAGCTCCGTTGGAGGAACAAAGTTCCAGTTCTTGGAAAGATTGGAAGGTCACAGCTGTTGGGGAGGGCAGAGATTCCATGGAAACAAGTGTTTGAGTCACCAAACATGGAAATAGAGAAGTGGGTCACGATGATTTCAACGAGGAGGCATGTGCTTGATGGTGCCAAGCCACCTAAGCTGCAGGTGGGGATGAGAATTCAAGTTCCTGCAATGGTGGAAATGGAGACTAGGACACATGTAAAGGTTAACAAGTGGAAATATGAGTGTGAATGCAAAGATGGTCATGGCTACAGTACTTGTGAAGATTACGAAATTTTTGCACTAGCGGCTGCTTTGGAGGCCTTTTAG